From a single Fundidesulfovibrio terrae genomic region:
- a CDS encoding phasin family protein, whose protein sequence is MSDLLKKGFYTGLGAGLLLKDEILNALNPPVKVDDQPVEEIREQLRTVLGKLAGNMGQGVDALKDAGEAELAGLLERFGLAKAEDVEALKARIADLEAKLKSGKKK, encoded by the coding sequence ATGAGCGATCTGCTGAAAAAGGGATTCTACACGGGACTGGGCGCGGGCCTTTTGCTCAAGGACGAAATATTGAACGCCCTGAACCCTCCGGTGAAGGTGGACGACCAGCCCGTCGAGGAAATCCGCGAACAGCTGCGTACCGTTCTCGGCAAGCTCGCTGGCAACATGGGCCAGGGCGTGGACGCCCTCAAGGATGCCGGGGAAGCGGAGCTGGCCGGGCTGCTGGAACGCTTCGGCCTGGCCAAGGCCGAGGACGTGGAGGCGCTGAAGGCCCGCATTGCGGACCTTGAGGCCAAGCTCAAGTCCGGGAAGAAGAAATAA
- the purF gene encoding amidophosphoribosyltransferase yields the protein MKKEYCGLFGIYGHPEAARMTYFGLYALQHRGQESAGIVTWDGDKIREQKGMGLVADVFSERHLGKELKGTIAVGHIRYSTTGASLLRNAQPFLVRFGDWHLAIAHNGNLVNTYELRAELEASGSIFQTTIDSEVFVHLIAKNLNGGTIEDAVIKACQKVKGSYSLLIQANDKMIAVRDPNGIRPLALGRLDDNYVISSESCAFDLIEAEYLRPIEPGEMLVIKDKCLKSYRISESQPVRRCIFELVYFARPDSLVFGEVVYSRRKQMGQTLALEAPVDADFVMPFPDSGVYAAVGYAQQSGLPFEVAMIRNHYVGRTFIQPSQNMRDFSVRVKLNPVRSMIKNKRIIIVEDSIVRGTTIRTRIKKLRELGAREIHMRVSCPPIKFPCFYGIDFSSKGELIAANNSVEDIARYIGLDSLHYLSIDGLLNSVGANMSDPQYCMACFNGEYVIPPCAEGTKLCMDESNALTW from the coding sequence ATGAAAAAAGAGTATTGCGGATTGTTCGGCATCTACGGCCATCCCGAGGCCGCGCGCATGACCTACTTCGGCCTCTACGCCCTGCAGCACCGGGGCCAGGAGTCGGCAGGCATCGTCACCTGGGACGGTGATAAGATCCGCGAGCAGAAGGGCATGGGCCTAGTGGCGGACGTGTTCAGCGAACGCCACCTCGGCAAGGAGCTCAAGGGCACCATCGCCGTGGGCCATATCCGCTACTCCACCACCGGCGCCTCGCTTTTGCGCAACGCCCAGCCGTTCCTGGTGCGCTTCGGCGACTGGCACCTGGCCATCGCCCACAACGGCAACCTGGTGAACACCTACGAGCTGCGCGCGGAACTTGAAGCTTCCGGCTCCATCTTCCAGACTACCATCGACTCCGAGGTCTTCGTCCACCTCATCGCCAAGAACTTGAACGGCGGCACCATCGAGGACGCGGTCATCAAGGCCTGCCAGAAGGTGAAGGGCTCCTATTCGCTCCTCATCCAGGCCAACGACAAGATGATCGCCGTGCGCGACCCCAACGGCATTCGCCCCCTGGCCCTGGGACGCCTGGACGACAACTACGTCATCTCCTCCGAGTCCTGCGCCTTCGACCTCATCGAGGCCGAATACCTGCGCCCCATCGAGCCCGGCGAGATGCTGGTCATCAAGGACAAGTGCCTCAAGTCCTACCGCATCAGCGAGTCCCAGCCCGTCAGGCGCTGCATCTTCGAGCTGGTCTACTTCGCCCGTCCGGACTCCCTGGTGTTCGGCGAGGTGGTCTATTCCCGCCGCAAGCAGATGGGCCAGACCCTGGCCTTGGAAGCGCCGGTGGACGCAGACTTCGTCATGCCCTTTCCCGATTCCGGCGTGTACGCGGCCGTGGGCTACGCCCAGCAGTCCGGCCTGCCCTTCGAGGTGGCCATGATCCGCAACCACTACGTGGGCCGCACCTTCATCCAGCCCTCGCAGAACATGCGCGACTTTTCCGTCCGGGTGAAATTGAACCCCGTGCGCTCCATGATCAAGAACAAGCGCATCATCATCGTGGAAGACTCCATCGTGCGCGGCACCACCATCCGCACGCGCATCAAGAAGCTTCGCGAACTGGGCGCGCGCGAGATCCACATGCGCGTGAGCTGTCCGCCCATCAAGTTCCCCTGCTTCTACGGCATCGACTTTTCCTCCAAGGGCGAGCTCATCGCGGCCAACAACTCCGTGGAGGACATCGCCCGCTACATCGGCCTGGACAGCCTGCACTACCTGTCCATCGACGGCCTGCTCAACTCCGTGGGCGCCAATATGAGCGACCCGCAGTACTGCATGGCCTGCTTCAACGGCGAATACGTCATCCCCCCCTGCGCGGAAGGGACCAAGCTCTGCATGGACGAGTCCAACGCCCTGACCTGGTAG